The following nucleotide sequence is from Rhodospirillales bacterium.
ATCCCGGCATGATGCCTATCGACTTATTATCAGTCATGGCCTTAACTCAGGTTTTAAACGGTATTTTATTGTAGTATCGAGCTTGTAAAACCAAAAAGACAAAATGTCAATATTTTCATAATTTTATAGGTTTGTTTATGAGCGCGATAATTCCCAAAATTGATGGACCTTTTTTAAAGGGCATGGGGATGGTGGTTATGCTGGCAGCCTGCGCGGGTGCTTTGACCGCCCTGCCTGTTCTTAAGACGCTGCATATCCACGGCCTGATCATCGCGATGGTCTTGGGCATGGTTTACGCGAATTCCGCTCGCAAATACATACCGGAGAGCTGGATCAGCGGGATTGATTATGCGGCGCGGCGGGTTTTGCGGCTGGCAATTGTGCTCTACGGGTTTCGCCTGACCTTTCAGGACATTGCAGCCATAGGCGTTTCCGGGGTTGTGATCAGCGCACTGATGGTGGGGCTGACCTTCCTGATTGGTTATGTGGTTGGGGTAAAGCTGCTCAAGATTGATAGGGAGGTTACTATTCTCACGGCTGCGGGGGCGGCGATTTGTGGCGCGGCGGCGGTGCTGGCGACCGAGGCTGTTATCAAAGCCAAGCCCTATAAGAGCATGGTCGCCGTGGCAACGGTTGTCATCTTTGGAACTCTGGCTATGTTTTTGTATCCCGCCGCATACCGTCTTGAGCTAGTGCCCATGAATCTGGATGAAATGGGCGTGTATATTGGTGGATCGGTCCACGAAGTCGCCCATGTGGTCGCGGCCAGCGCAGCGGTGGATCCAGCCACTTCAGATGCGGCGGTGATTGTAAAAATGGTGCGGGTAATGATGCTGGCGCCATTCCTGATCTTGCTGGGTTTATGGTTCTGGCGCGGGGCCGAGAATATTGCACAAAAAAATGAGGAAGGGCAAAAGCCTGCTCTGATTCCATGGTTCGCAATATATTTTATTGCGGTGGCCGGATTTAACTCCTTGCATTTGTTGCCTGCGCAGATGGTCAGCAGCCTCATCAGCTTTGATACGTTTTTGCTGACCATGGCGATGGGTGCGCTGGGCATGGAAACCAGCATTACGAAATTCAAAGGCGTAGGCCTTAAGCCCGTCTATCTGGCCTTGCTCCTATTCATCTGGCTGATTTTTGGCGGATTTTTTATTACCAAAATCGTCATGGGCGCGCTGGGTGGTATTTAGACACGATAGACTCTTTGCATTTACGCCATAGATATGTATAAATAGCGCTCTTTCGTAGATTTAAGTGCCGGAGCGCACACAATATAAGGATTGTATAGTCATGGGCAAAACGAGCGGCTCTAACACCGTAATCAATATAAAGACCGGCCTGGCCGAGATGCTGAAAGGCGGCGTCATTATGGACGTTGTAACGGCAGAGCAAGCCAAGGTGGCCGAGGATGCTGGCGCGGTGGCTGTTATGGCTTTGGAACGCGTTCCTTCGGATATTCGCAAGGCTGGTGGCGTTGCGCGGATGAGTCCGCCGGAAGTTATCGAGCAGGTGATGGCGGCGGTGTCGATCCCCGTAATGGCCAAGTGCCGGATCGGGCATTTTGCCGAAGCTCAAATTCTTGAGGCCATGGGCGTTGACTTTATCGACGAGAGCGAAGTTCTAACGCCTGCGGATGAGGAATATCATATCAACAAGCATGATTTTAAAGTGCCGTTTGTCTGTGGCGCGAAGGATCTGGGAGAAGCATGCCGCCGGATTGGCGAGGGTGCGGCGCTGATGCGCACCAAGGGTGAGCCGGGCACTGGCAATATTGTTGAAGCTGTGCGCCACATGCGCAAAATTAACGCGCAGATTTCCCGCGTGACCAACATGGATGAATCTGAGCTGATGAGCTATGCGCGGGATCTGGGCGCGCCGTATGAAATTTTGAAAATGGTGCGGGCCGAAGGTAAATTACCGGTGCCGAACTTTGCGGCAGGCGGCGTAGCTACACCAGCAGATGCAGCGCTGTGTATGCAACTTGGCGCAGAAACCGTGTTTGTCGGTTCCGGGATTTTCAAATCCGATAACCCTGAAAAATTCGCGCGTGCCATCGTGAAAGCGACCGCGCATTTCGATGATCCGGCGGTTGTACTGGAAGCATCGAAAGAGCTGGAAGGTGTGGCAATGCGCGGCACGGAAATTTCCGAGATTGAAGAGCCGATGAAAATGGCCAACAGAGGGTGGTAAAGCGCTATGAAAAGCGCCATCAAAAAGCTTTTGCCTCAGTCTGTTATAAACGCAGCGCGTGCCTTACGCGATGGGCATGCTGTTAACACGCTGGCTCCGCTTAATTTTACGGCAGAAAATTTAAAACCTGCCAATAGCCTTGAGTTTTCATCCATTTGGGCAGACAAAGATATTGCCACATGCTGGCAAAAAGACTGCGACGAAATTTCCAGTGTATTTCCTGAAAGTGACAAATGGGGCGGCATTAATCCCGGTGATCGGCGTGCGCTTTATTATCTGATCAGCGCGTTAAAACCGCAAAATGTGCTGGAGGTTGGCACGCATATCGGGGCTTCCAGCGTCTATATCGCCAAAGCGATGTCTCGCTATGCGCAAGAAGAAGCAAGCCTGACAACCGTGGATATTCTGGACGTTAACGACCCGCAAACAGGCGCTTGGGCCGGCCTAGGGATGGAGCGTTCTCCGCAGGGAAACCTGGAAGCGCTGGACTGCGGGGAATTGTGCAATTTTGTTGTCAATTCGGCGCAAGACTATATGGCGGCGCTAGCTGATGACGACGGAAAACGTTTTGATTTTATTTTCCTTGATGGCGATCATACGGCCAAGGGCGTTTATCATGAAATGGCGCTGGCGCTGAAAATTTTAAAGCCCGGCGGGGTGGTTTTGTTGCATGATTATTATCCGGGCGGGCAAGCCTTGTTTCAGGACGGCAATATAATATATGGGCCGTTCAAGGCTCTGGAGCGCATTCAAAAACAATCACCCCATGCGGTTGTTGAGCCATTGGGGGCGCTTGCCTGGCCGACGAAGCAAGGCTCAAACCAGACTTCTTTGGCGTTGGTGATGCAAAGCGCAGGGGAAGATAGTGAATAGGGGCCAACAAAATATTGTTGACATAATATTTAACTTTGTTCGTATTGCCTCAAACTTATACGAGAAAAAGGAAGAACTATGCCTACAAGCCCAAAAACAGATCAGTTTTCTGGTATTGAAAGAATTAAGGACGCTTTTTATGTTCACTGGACGCATGCAGTAGATGAAACAGGGGAAGGCTATCTGGAACCAGCAGGTATGTTTGAAGACCAAGCTCATAAAATGAGATCAAAAGGTCAAGAACTCCCAGCAGGGATGAAGAAGGCAGAGCAAGAACTTGATAGATATTACAGATATCTTTAAGAAAAACCTTTTAGTTTAAGAATTAAATCCTCGCACTTGCGGGGATTTTTATTTTCTGTATAAGGGCGTTCATGATTCAACAAAAACCCATCATTGGTTGTCTGGCCCTGCAAGGGGCGGTGGAGTTGCACCGGCCACATATTGAGGCCTGCGGGGCGGAATTTCGCGCGGTTAAAACCCCGGCGCAGTTTGAAGAGGTGGATGGATTTATCCTGCCCGGCGGGGAAAGCACAACGATGCTCAAGCTGATTGAGCGGTTTGATCTGTGGGACGTTTTGGCCGGGCAATTTGCGAAGAACCCGGTGTGGGGGATTTGCGCGGGATCAATTTTGATTGCCGAAAAAGTTGAAAATCCAAACCAGAAATCCTTTGGTCTGCTCCCCATCACGGTGCAGCGCAACGGCTATGGGCGGCAGATTGACAGCCATCACGCGGTCATTGAAGGGTATGAAGTTTCGTTGATCCGCGCGCCGGTGATTGCAGCCGTTGATGAGAGCGTGGAGGTTCTGGCCCGTCATGAAGATACACCGGTCTGGGTTAAACGCGGGCAATATATGGCCAGTACTTTTCACCCGGAATTGACGCAGGATTTTCCTTCACCGATGCACCGCACGTTTGTGGAGATTGTCAGCAAGCAAATGCAGAAAGCAGCTTAAGGCTTGGTTAGTGGGAGTGTCTGTATGGCTTGGGGTTGGCTGGGATTATTCGCAGCAACAGGATTTTGTGCCCATTCCGGCATGTTATGATCAAGT
It contains:
- a CDS encoding YeiH family putative sulfate export transporter, yielding MGMVVMLAACAGALTALPVLKTLHIHGLIIAMVLGMVYANSARKYIPESWISGIDYAARRVLRLAIVLYGFRLTFQDIAAIGVSGVVISALMVGLTFLIGYVVGVKLLKIDREVTILTAAGAAICGAAAVLATEAVIKAKPYKSMVAVATVVIFGTLAMFLYPAAYRLELVPMNLDEMGVYIGGSVHEVAHVVAASAAVDPATSDAAVIVKMVRVMMLAPFLILLGLWFWRGAENIAQKNEEGQKPALIPWFAIYFIAVAGFNSLHLLPAQMVSSLISFDTFLLTMAMGALGMETSITKFKGVGLKPVYLALLLFIWLIFGGFFITKIVMGALGGI
- the pdxS gene encoding pyridoxal 5'-phosphate synthase lyase subunit PdxS, which gives rise to MGKTSGSNTVINIKTGLAEMLKGGVIMDVVTAEQAKVAEDAGAVAVMALERVPSDIRKAGGVARMSPPEVIEQVMAAVSIPVMAKCRIGHFAEAQILEAMGVDFIDESEVLTPADEEYHINKHDFKVPFVCGAKDLGEACRRIGEGAALMRTKGEPGTGNIVEAVRHMRKINAQISRVTNMDESELMSYARDLGAPYEILKMVRAEGKLPVPNFAAGGVATPADAALCMQLGAETVFVGSGIFKSDNPEKFARAIVKATAHFDDPAVVLEASKELEGVAMRGTEISEIEEPMKMANRGW
- a CDS encoding class I SAM-dependent methyltransferase, translated to MKSAIKKLLPQSVINAARALRDGHAVNTLAPLNFTAENLKPANSLEFSSIWADKDIATCWQKDCDEISSVFPESDKWGGINPGDRRALYYLISALKPQNVLEVGTHIGASSVYIAKAMSRYAQEEASLTTVDILDVNDPQTGAWAGLGMERSPQGNLEALDCGELCNFVVNSAQDYMAALADDDGKRFDFIFLDGDHTAKGVYHEMALALKILKPGGVVLLHDYYPGGQALFQDGNIIYGPFKALERIQKQSPHAVVEPLGALAWPTKQGSNQTSLALVMQSAGEDSE
- the pdxT gene encoding pyridoxal 5'-phosphate synthase glutaminase subunit PdxT, coding for MIQQKPIIGCLALQGAVELHRPHIEACGAEFRAVKTPAQFEEVDGFILPGGESTTMLKLIERFDLWDVLAGQFAKNPVWGICAGSILIAEKVENPNQKSFGLLPITVQRNGYGRQIDSHHAVIEGYEVSLIRAPVIAAVDESVEVLARHEDTPVWVKRGQYMASTFHPELTQDFPSPMHRTFVEIVSKQMQKAA